In one Erythrobacteraceae bacterium WH01K genomic region, the following are encoded:
- a CDS encoding TonB-dependent receptor: MKMQSKLKLATAPVALGVALVAQPAMAQQPAEAPAAEDDLTTGAPIVVTGSRIVRPEVESVSPVTTVGAEAIDETGTVRVEDILNDLPQTVAGQTAFVSNGASGTATVNLRNLGSTRTLVLIDGRRMPSGDPFATAPDLNQIPAQLVERVEVVTGGASSVYGADAVAGVVNFIMDRDYEGFGLEGQVSFYNTSNKNDSLQDLLRRNNEPVPNDSQNAGFAYDINATFGAGFDDGRGHVTGYVGYREIDAIVQANYDESACALAFSPSDPSGFRCAGSSTTPNGTFIINRGGANTPLDDDEFLDNGDPNPFFGLPDPTLLPFGDVLTLNENGPGNTFRNSPIFVTGADTYNYAPTNYYQRPDERWTAGFFADYEINDNLNPYAEFQFMDDRSVAQIAFSGTFFNGPGELSCGSTLLSDQQRGALGCGTLDDGTFDPDDSVNIIVGKRLVEGTPRQNDLRHTSYRGVLGMRGDLFGDWSYDVYALRGTTIYQNTYLNDLSVSRINAAINGCPGEGEPVGCVPLDVFQIGGVTQEQFNYIAVPALQNADLTTTVASGYVTGPLFDLFGAGDAAIVLGTEYRREEYDLRVDENFAQGNLSGQGGPQPATNGSFSVREFFTELVVPIIDGGFIDRFEIEGGFRYSDYNTSGGNETYKIGATLAPTPWLSFRGVYSRAVRSPNITSLFAPQSIGLFSGTDPCSGATPDRTAAECANTGVSAAQYGRIRGNPAGQYNQLSGGNPDLDVEKADSYTAGVVLETDALGLRGFALTVDYFNISVDGTIGGVGAQTAIDNCLDTGAEEFCSLINRSAAGDLFLGSGPGAGFVTNTLQNIGTLETEGVDVTAGFNYPIAAGAAYFNYAGTYTINNRFQPLPGEDFIECTGFYGSTCGSPQPDYAHVARVGYRADSGFSVNVSWRYFGAVEADAPIATNAQELNEIDSYSYFDLSGSVTVADTVTFTAGVNNLFDKDPPIIGSAYSPSNGNTFPGIYDPVGRNIFVRAALEF; encoded by the coding sequence ATGAAAATGCAAAGCAAGCTCAAGCTGGCTACTGCACCGGTGGCGCTCGGCGTCGCACTGGTTGCACAGCCCGCTATGGCTCAGCAGCCCGCGGAAGCGCCGGCCGCTGAAGACGATCTCACCACGGGTGCCCCGATCGTCGTTACCGGTTCGCGCATCGTGCGTCCCGAAGTCGAGAGCGTGTCGCCGGTCACGACCGTCGGTGCAGAAGCAATCGACGAAACCGGTACGGTTCGCGTCGAAGACATCCTGAACGACCTGCCGCAGACCGTTGCCGGCCAGACTGCCTTCGTTTCGAACGGCGCATCGGGTACCGCAACCGTCAACCTGCGTAACCTCGGCTCGACCCGTACGCTGGTCCTGATCGACGGCCGTCGCATGCCGTCGGGTGACCCGTTCGCAACCGCTCCCGACCTCAACCAGATCCCCGCTCAGCTTGTCGAGCGCGTGGAAGTGGTGACCGGTGGTGCATCGTCCGTCTACGGCGCCGACGCCGTTGCCGGTGTTGTGAACTTCATCATGGACCGCGACTACGAAGGTTTCGGCCTCGAAGGCCAGGTCTCGTTCTACAACACGAGCAACAAGAACGACTCGCTGCAGGACCTGCTGCGTCGCAACAACGAGCCTGTTCCGAACGACTCGCAGAACGCCGGTTTCGCCTATGACATCAACGCCACTTTCGGCGCTGGTTTCGACGACGGTCGCGGCCACGTCACCGGTTATGTCGGCTATCGTGAGATCGATGCTATCGTGCAGGCCAATTACGACGAAAGCGCTTGCGCTCTCGCGTTCAGCCCAAGTGATCCGTCGGGCTTCCGCTGTGCCGGTTCGTCGACGACTCCGAACGGTACGTTCATTATCAATCGGGGCGGCGCGAATACCCCTCTGGATGATGATGAATTCCTCGATAATGGTGATCCGAACCCGTTCTTCGGCCTGCCGGATCCGACCCTTCTGCCTTTCGGCGACGTTCTGACGCTGAATGAGAATGGTCCGGGTAATACGTTCCGCAATTCGCCGATCTTCGTGACCGGTGCAGACACGTATAACTACGCACCCACGAACTATTATCAGCGTCCGGACGAGCGTTGGACGGCAGGTTTCTTCGCTGATTACGAAATCAACGACAACCTGAACCCCTACGCTGAATTTCAGTTCATGGACGACCGTTCGGTCGCGCAGATCGCTTTCTCCGGCACATTCTTTAACGGCCCGGGTGAACTTTCGTGCGGCAGCACTTTGCTGAGCGATCAGCAGCGTGGTGCGCTTGGCTGCGGAACCCTGGACGACGGTACCTTTGACCCGGACGATAGTGTCAACATTATTGTTGGTAAGCGTCTGGTAGAAGGTACGCCTCGTCAGAACGACCTGCGTCACACCAGCTACCGCGGTGTACTGGGTATGCGCGGCGACCTGTTCGGCGACTGGAGCTACGATGTCTACGCTCTGCGTGGCACGACGATCTACCAGAACACCTACCTGAACGACCTTTCGGTCAGCCGTATTAACGCGGCGATCAATGGTTGCCCGGGCGAAGGTGAGCCTGTTGGGTGTGTTCCGCTTGACGTTTTCCAGATCGGAGGCGTGACGCAAGAGCAGTTCAACTATATCGCTGTTCCCGCTCTACAGAACGCTGACCTGACCACTACGGTTGCTTCTGGTTACGTCACTGGTCCGCTGTTCGACCTGTTCGGCGCTGGCGATGCAGCCATCGTGCTTGGCACCGAGTACCGCCGAGAAGAATACGATCTTCGTGTCGACGAGAACTTCGCACAGGGTAACCTGTCGGGTCAGGGCGGTCCGCAGCCAGCAACGAATGGTAGCTTCAGCGTTCGCGAATTCTTCACTGAGCTCGTGGTTCCGATCATCGACGGCGGTTTCATCGACCGTTTTGAAATCGAGGGCGGCTTCCGTTACTCCGACTACAACACGTCGGGTGGCAACGAGACCTACAAGATCGGTGCAACGCTTGCTCCGACCCCGTGGCTTTCGTTCCGTGGTGTTTACAGTCGTGCCGTTCGTTCGCCGAACATCACGAGCTTGTTCGCTCCGCAGAGCATTGGTCTATTCTCGGGAACCGATCCCTGTAGCGGTGCTACGCCCGACAGGACGGCGGCTGAGTGTGCAAATACCGGTGTGTCCGCGGCCCAGTACGGCCGCATTCGTGGCAACCCTGCAGGTCAGTACAATCAACTTTCCGGCGGCAATCCTGATCTGGACGTCGAAAAGGCTGATAGTTACACCGCTGGTGTTGTGCTCGAAACTGATGCGCTGGGTCTCCGCGGCTTCGCCCTGACGGTCGACTACTTCAACATCTCTGTCGATGGTACGATCGGCGGTGTTGGTGCCCAGACCGCAATCGACAATTGCCTCGATACCGGTGCTGAAGAATTCTGTAGCTTGATTAATCGTAGCGCTGCTGGCGATCTCTTCCTCGGAAGCGGTCCGGGTGCGGGTTTTGTTACGAACACGCTGCAGAACATCGGTACGCTGGAAACCGAAGGTGTCGACGTCACGGCCGGGTTCAACTACCCGATCGCCGCTGGTGCCGCATACTTCAACTATGCCGGTACCTACACGATCAACAACCGGTTCCAGCCCCTTCCGGGTGAAGACTTCATCGAGTGCACCGGCTTCTACGGTTCCACCTGCGGTTCGCCGCAGCCGGATTACGCACACGTTGCCCGTGTCGGCTACCGTGCGGACAGCGGCTTCTCGGTGAACGTGAGCTGGCGTTACTTCGGTGCCGTCGAAGCAGACGCGCCGATCGCTACCAACGCTCAGGAACTGAACGAGATCGACAGCTACAGCTACTTCGATCTGTCCGGCTCGGTCACGGTCGCAGACACCGTCACCTTCACGGCCGGTGTCAACAACCTGTTCGACAAGGATCCGCCGATCATCGGTTCGGCTTACAGCCCGAGCAACGGCAACACCTTCCCGGGTATCTACGACCCGGTGGGCCGCAACATCTTCGTTCGCGCCGCGCTTGAATTCTAA
- a CDS encoding acetyl-CoA C-acetyltransferase, with amino-acid sequence MATAYIVDAVRTAGGRRGGRLAGVHPVDLAAKSLDAIVERSGIDPAAVDDVIMGCVSQGGEQAMQVGRNAVLATKHLGESTPAVTIDRQCGSSQQAIQFAAQAVMSGTQDVVIASGVESMSRVPMGSTAMFHMKEGLGNYKSPGLEEKYPGIQWSQFMGAEMIAEKHGFSKDQLDSFSLGSHQKAIKATEAGLFKDEIVPVEIETPEGTEMHVVDEGIRFDATLESIAGVKLLSPEGRITAASASQICDGSSAVLVVSEEMLKTHGLTPMARIHNLTVTAGDPVIMLEEPLFATDRALQRAGMKIDDIDLYEVNEAFAPVPMAWLKHTGADPDRLNVNGGAIALGHPLGASGTKLMATLVHALRTRGKKYGLQTMCEGGGVANVTIVEAL; translated from the coding sequence ATGGCCACTGCCTATATCGTCGACGCCGTTCGTACCGCTGGGGGGCGCCGGGGCGGGCGTCTGGCGGGGGTGCATCCGGTCGATCTCGCCGCCAAATCGCTCGATGCGATCGTCGAACGCTCGGGAATCGATCCCGCAGCCGTCGACGACGTGATCATGGGCTGTGTCAGTCAGGGCGGCGAACAGGCGATGCAGGTCGGACGCAATGCCGTACTCGCCACGAAGCACCTGGGCGAGAGCACGCCTGCGGTCACCATCGACCGCCAGTGCGGCTCGAGCCAGCAGGCAATCCAGTTCGCCGCGCAGGCTGTCATGTCGGGGACACAGGACGTCGTCATCGCCAGCGGCGTGGAAAGCATGAGCCGCGTGCCGATGGGCAGCACGGCGATGTTCCACATGAAAGAGGGGCTGGGCAACTACAAGTCGCCGGGCCTCGAGGAGAAATATCCCGGCATCCAGTGGTCCCAGTTCATGGGCGCCGAGATGATCGCGGAGAAGCACGGTTTCTCGAAGGACCAGCTCGACAGCTTCTCGCTCGGCAGCCACCAGAAAGCCATTAAGGCAACCGAGGCCGGTCTGTTCAAGGACGAGATCGTGCCGGTCGAGATCGAGACGCCCGAAGGCACGGAAATGCACGTCGTGGACGAGGGCATCCGCTTCGACGCAACGCTGGAAAGCATCGCCGGGGTCAAGCTGCTGAGCCCCGAAGGCAGGATTACCGCCGCCAGCGCCAGCCAGATCTGCGACGGGTCGAGCGCTGTCCTGGTCGTCAGCGAGGAAATGCTGAAAACGCATGGCCTGACGCCGATGGCCCGCATCCACAACCTGACCGTGACCGCAGGCGATCCGGTCATCATGCTGGAAGAGCCGCTGTTCGCCACCGACCGCGCACTTCAGAGGGCGGGCATGAAAATCGACGACATCGACCTTTACGAGGTCAACGAGGCGTTTGCGCCCGTGCCGATGGCATGGCTGAAGCACACGGGCGCCGACCCCGACCGGCTCAACGTCAATGGCGGCGCCATCGCGCTCGGCCATCCGCTGGGTGCCAGCGGAACGAAGCTGATGGCGACGCTGGTTCACGCGCTGCGCACGCGCGGCAAGAAATACGGACTGCAGACGATGTGCGAAGGCGGCGGCGTCGCCAATGTCACCATCGTCGAAGCCCTGTAG
- a CDS encoding SDR family NAD(P)-dependent oxidoreductase has product MEVSANTPAVVTGGASGLGEATARALAANGAKVAIFDMNEEKGEAVAKDIGGVFCKVNVTSDEDVDAGFAKAREAHGQERILVNCAGIGNAIKTASRDKQTGEIKHFPISAFDFVIQVNLIGTFRCIAKSAAGMMSLDPMSDEGDRGAIVNTASVAAEDGQMGQAAYSASKGGVVGMTLPIARDLMKEGIRVNTILPGIFETPLMNAAPPQVKEALAQSVPFPKRLGNPGEYAKLAMCMIETGYFNGEDVRLDGAIRMAPR; this is encoded by the coding sequence ATGGAAGTATCTGCAAACACCCCCGCCGTCGTCACCGGCGGTGCATCGGGTCTTGGCGAAGCGACGGCCCGTGCGCTCGCCGCGAACGGCGCGAAGGTCGCCATTTTCGACATGAACGAGGAAAAGGGCGAAGCGGTCGCCAAGGACATCGGCGGCGTGTTCTGCAAGGTCAATGTGACCAGCGACGAGGACGTGGACGCTGGCTTTGCCAAGGCGCGCGAAGCCCATGGGCAGGAGCGCATCCTGGTCAATTGCGCCGGTATCGGCAACGCGATCAAGACGGCAAGCCGCGACAAGCAGACGGGCGAGATCAAGCACTTCCCGATCAGCGCGTTCGACTTCGTCATCCAGGTCAACCTGATCGGCACGTTCCGCTGCATTGCCAAGTCGGCGGCAGGCATGATGAGCCTCGACCCGATGAGCGACGAAGGGGACCGCGGCGCAATCGTGAACACGGCTTCGGTCGCGGCCGAAGACGGCCAGATGGGGCAGGCAGCCTATTCCGCATCCAAGGGGGGCGTCGTCGGCATGACCCTGCCCATCGCGCGCGACCTGATGAAGGAAGGCATCCGCGTAAACACCATCCTGCCGGGCATTTTCGAAACCCCGCTGATGAACGCTGCACCGCCGCAGGTGAAGGAAGCGCTTGCCCAGTCCGTGCCGTTCCCCAAGCGGCTCGGCAATCCGGGCGAGTATGCCAAACTTGCCATGTGCATGATCGAGACGGGCTATTTCAACGGCGAGGATGTCCGCCTCGACGGGGCCATCCGCATGGCGCCGCGCTGA